The window ttttgaaatacgagcgatcgaaatttggaatctagtggtatcaattgaccactcgatttcagttctattagtagaattcaaacgcctagtagtggagatcaaatttcaaaaatcggccctcaGAACTGTATTTACTCAATAATTACTTACAAGTATGAAAGTATATTATTcttctttatttcattttcaaacTCATATTAGTTTTCTTACTTTctaataggtattttatttttcaacgaATTTCAAGTCCCTACTCAAATTTTACCAGTTACTTACTAAATTGCAACCCCCTTTTAACCCTCTTACGAGAAGAATTTTTAGAAACGCTGAATTTACTTTTCTTGCTTTGTAATATAGTGCCTTAATTCTTACGAAGTTTCAAGTGTCGCactcaaaaaaatatttcatccccatacaaactttcgacCCCCTTTTCACCCTCTTAGaagatgaattaaaaaaaaaacgctgtAATTAGTACTTATATTTtcacgaagtttcaaattcctagcctAAAAAaattgaaccccatacaaatttcaacCCCCTTTTTAACCGCCTTAGGGATtcaatttctcaaaatcgctatcGAATTTCTCAAATAATTTCATCTGTCTAGCTTTTGTGGTTTCGGTTctgttgatgaatcagtcagtcaggacataCCTAcgcatttatatattatatagattATGTATCTGATCGTAACTAGGTGTACCTAGATAAAGTGTCCTAATTCGCTAGAAGTCGATATACTTATTGCTTTATAACTGCTATCCTCATTTGAATAAAAATTTCCATCTTATTCGAATACTTACTGGAATCAATTAGTATTATACCTACTACCTTTTTCCTTGAATGGCAGTATTTCTAACACAAAAGTCCCCAAAACGTCACTGACAGAGCCAAAGAATGGTGAATGAATTCTTCGAATGGAACTAAACAAGTTGTTTTTTTGACTGACTTGAGTtcggtatacctacctactcggtACCTCTTTGGGCAGTAGAGGGGTAGGACTGTGTAGGGGTATGGTAGCCTGGGGAAAATCCAGGACCCTATAGCTTCCGCATCACACTTGCTGGTTGATGGGTAAACATGTCGAATATGTGTGGAGTAGGGGTACCTACGGCCAGATAGGCAAGAACTTGGCTGCTAACTAAAAAAGCATTAGTATTACCTAAACACTCTAAACAGTAATcaccatacgtcggactccagcgggcattttcgtggcatgtcagaatgataggtaaggttcgcaaatcaatcaattcactttcgagtatttgtacttagtatttggtacctagtatttataatgtgtgTGAGTGTTAGGCCCTATCTTCGTGTGTCGCAGCGGGGGTGCGCAGGGGAGGGGAGAGAGTGGACTGTAGAATTCTCATAGGTAGCAGAGGATGGAATGAAACACGCAGCTGGCTTATTCAGATGCAGGAGGGTCGAGGTTGGAGAGGTTCCTTTTTCTTCTTTTAGTTGTTTCCTGGTCGGCTGCTGGCTCTAGACTGACGCGGAGCGGGGCGATGTACCGGCTTTTATAACCACCTATTTTATGCGCCTCGTCCCCCGCTCCCCGCGGGGCGCGCATGCGCGGATCGTGAGAGATTGGCGCATGCGCGCAGGTTACCTATCTacctatctctttctaattggGGAACCTCTCTTTCCTCGGCCCTCtggcacttatttatttattttataaatacattttattaaacttaCAAGTCTTATAAGCTATCCTACCTAATCTATTCTTATTAGGCCCTAGCCTATCTTAGTAAACTTATTGGAAAGGCGCAAAGTGTGTGTCGTCCTCGGCGACCCACACTTTGCCCCCCTCGTTAAGCAGAGCTACGTAATGAAAAGACAATagggtaatattttattattcacaaattaGGATCTTAATCTAAATTATCTCTTAATGAATTTACTTATCTAATTACATTTGATGACTGGGACGCGCGTCGTGTACATTTCTCCCGCCGTCGCTTCGCGAACCTACTGGTAGCACGACGATCTTCTTGGTCGGCCTCCTCAGCACGTGTCCCTTGCTCGTAGAGACGTCCACGACTCGAACCACGCCATCCTTGCCTGGGTACGTCTGCGTCACTATCCCACGCGGCCATGTGTTGCGGGGGAGGTTGGAGTCGCAGATGATCACGACGTCTCCGACGGCCGGGGCGACTCCTTCGTCGTAGGGCTCCCGCCGGTGTTGGAGTAGCGGCGCGTACTCGCGGACCCAGCGCTGCCAGAAGGTGTCGGCGAGCTGCTGGGCGCGCTTCCAGTGTTGTCGCGCGTTGGTGTCGCTCTCCTCGAAGGTGCCGGGTGCAGGTGAGTAGCAGTCCGGCCCTAACAGGATCATGTTCGGGGTCAGGGCCGGCGGGTCCTCTGGGTTCACGGCCACGTAGGTCAGCGGTCTTGAGTTGACGGTCGCTTCCGCCTCCGCCAGTAGGGTCTGTAGGGTCTCGTCGCTCGGGTACTTCTCGTGCAGCGTAGCCTTCATCGCTTCCTTGACGGTGCGCACCATACGTTCCCACACGCCCGCCATGAATGGGGCGGCGGGGGGGAGAAAGCGCCAGTTGATGCGGCGTGCGTGGGCGGCGTCTCTCATCGCTTCCGCCAGCTCTCGGTGGGCACCTCTGAAGGCGGTGCCATTGTCGCTCCACAGCTCTGTAGGGCACCCGCGCCGAGCAATAAAGCGGCGCAGTGCGTTGATGGCGGAGTCGGTGCTAAGCGAGACGACCATCTCCAGGTGTACGGCCCTCGACGTCATACAGGTGAACAGCGCGACGTACCTCTTCTCTCTATGGCGGCCCACTGTGACTTCTTGCGGCCCGTAGTAGTCTAGGCCTGTGTAGGTGAAGGGCCTAACGTGGTGTGCTAGGCGCGCCGCTGGCAGGTCACCCGTAGATGGCGCCGCGGGCTTCGCACGACGCAGTCGACACCGTGGACACTGGGCGATCACTTGCTTCACTGTCGGCCTTATCTTCACTATGTGCACGCGCTGTCGTAGATCGTTGACCACTATTTCGGTGCCGCCGTGATGTAACTGTTCGTGGACGTGTGAAACATATAACTTTGTATAGTGGTGTTTCCCGTGTAGCACTATAGGTCGCACTGTCTCTTCTTGTAAGTCGCCGGCCGCTATTCTGCCCCGTAGACGTATAATGTTGTCTTCGTCCATATATACGCTCAGCTTGGCTAGTCGGTCGTCCTTGTCTGGCGCGCGGCCGCTCGCTATGCGCCCTCTCTCTTTCTCGTAGCTATCTTCTTGTGAGGCGCGTATTAACAGCTTCTCGGCGGCACTTAGGTATTTGGCTTCTAACACTAAGTACTTCTTCTCCTCTGGCGGCGGTGTGGCGGCGATCTTGGCTGGCACGCGTGTGTGAGTGGCGCGCTTATTCCAGGCTCCGTCTTGTGACTCGTTTGCGCGCGTTCGTTTGCGCCTGGCCGCCGCGACAAGTTGTGTCGCGGGCCGGGCGGGTTCACGGGGTCGAGGGCGCACGAGGTCGATGAACTGTAGCACGCGCGCGGTCGCTCGTAGTAGTCGCGTCCACTTGGAGAAGCGCTCGAACTTAGGTATAGCTGCGTGCTTATCTAGGGGCACGGCAGCTATCGCGGCGCACGTCTCCTTTTCTTCACCGGTCACGGGAACTTCGACTTTATTCTCACGGGGCCAAGTCGATTCTTCATTGTACAGGAACGACGGGCCTACGAACCATCTGTGGCTCGTATCGAAGTCAGCTGGGGTGGCGCGGGTCGCGTCGTCGGCTACGTTGTGTGCTGTCGGTACCCATCTCCACTCGTTTTTCTTAGTGTGATCTTCTATCTCGGCGAGTCTGTGGGCCACGAACGTCTTGAATGTGCGAGGCTCGGCGCGTATCCATGCTAGCGCCGTGCGAGAGTCGCTCCAGTATGTTTTTGAAGCGATCTCGAAGTCGTGCTCTTCTATCACTGTTCTTGCTAGCCGTACGCCTAGGACGGCCGCTTGTAGCTCCAGTCTAGGTATGGAGATAGGCTTCCTCGGTGTGACGCGGCTCTTGGCGGCGGCTAGGGCTATTTTCACTGACCCGTCGGCCCTCGTCATCCTCCAGTATACGGCGGCCGCATATGCTTCTTCACTAGCGTCGACGAAGGTGTGCAGGTCGCGTACGGTGGCAGGCGTCGCGTCGTAGCATCTAGGTATTTTTAGGGTACCTAGATCTCGCAGTTGTTGTAGCCACTCGCTCCAGCGCTCGCGCAGCTCTTCTGGTATAGCTTCGTCCCAGCCTGTGTTGTGTTGCCACGTGTCTTGCATTATTCGTTTGGCCGGCGTCGTGATAGGTGAAATTAGGCCGAGCGGGTCGAATATTGACATGATGATGCTTAGGGCCTCTCTCTTCGTCGGTGGCCGGAGATCATTGATCACTTCGGGCTGAGCTCTTCTTGTGTTGAGGCGAAACCGGATGCTATCTTCGTTCGTGTCCCACAGCAGGCCGAGTGTTTTTTCTATCTCGCTCCCGCCGATAGGGACTGTGTTTCCCTCTCGCTCTTCGCTGCCGACGACGTCTCTTATTGCTTCATATTCGTTTGTAGCCCACCCACGCAGTTGAAACTTGGCTTGTTTGTGCACATGATCGACGTCTCTTGCTACTTGTCTCGCCTCTTCTATTGTGTTGAAGCTCTGGAGATAGTCGTCCATGTAGTGGTTGCGCTCTATCGCTCGCGCAGCCTCCGGATACTGTGTCGCGTGTTCTCGTGCGTTTCTATTTTTGATGTATAGAGCGGTGCACGGCGATGACGACGCGCCGAATATGACTGAAGTCATGCGGTATTCTTCTGGTTCCCCCTCGCGGCGGTCGCCCCTCCACAGGAAGCGGAGCGCGTCCCGGTCCTCTTCGCGTATCTTGATCTGCATAAACATCTCTTTCAGATCAGCTGAGACTGCGATGCCGTGTTGACGAAACTTCATGATGACGCCGGGCAGCGATTGCAGTAAGTCTGGGCCCGTATGTAGCATGTCGTTGAGGCTGCGGCCGTGTGAGGTGGCCGCAGCATCATGGACCAGTCTTATCTTCGGCTTCTCTGGGTTGCAGACGGCGAAGTGAGGTAGGTACCACGTCCTTCCGCTAGGTGGCGTGGTCGCGCGCTCGGCGTAACTTGAGGTAAGTAGGTTGTTGACGCGTTCGTTGTATTGTTGTTTCAGGTTGGCGTCTCGATCCAGCTTCCTCTCGAGCGTGTGTAGCCGCTTCAGTGCGTCGTTGCGATTGTTAGGTATTGTTTCTTCTTGATTGCGCCACAGTAGCCCCGTTTCGAACCTGCCGTCGGGTAAGCGGCGGCTCTTCTCCTCTAGTATGCGAAGCGCTTGTTGCTCGGGATCGCTGCTCGGTCGCCTCGGCTCGATCGCTAGGGACTCGAGAGCGAAATATTTCTTCATTGTTTCTTCTATGTCTTCAGTTGACTTGGCCCGCGTGAGGTGCGCACAGCAGTACGCGATCGGCTCCGCTCTAGTGGTGCGACAGCCGTGGAGTACCCATCCTAGTAGGGTTCTTGAAGCGACGAGTTGATCGCGCCGTCCTCTTCTTATTTCTCGCGACACGATTAGCTCCCAGTTGTCTTGACCGATGAGTATTTGTGGGGTTGCGCCGCGGTAAGTTAACTTGTGCTTGAGTCCTCTGAGATGTGTGCAGCCTTCTATCTCGCTCACACCTATGGATTGTGTGGTGAAGCCCAGACTGCCGACGGTATGCGCGTTTGATATGCGCTGCTCCTGCCCGCCGTACTTGTTGCGTATGTAAACCTCGACCCTCCTGCTCTGATTGTGTTCCATCTCTTTTCCTCCTACTCCCTGCACCCACATTGGTTCGGTGGGGCCGTCGAGCCCGAGTGTGTCCGCCAGCGCTGAGTCGATAATTGTCACGGTGCTGCCTTCGTCGAGTAGAGCGAATGTGTCTGCTTCCGCCCGCGGGCCGCGTAGTGTGACTGGTACTATCTTCAGGTAGGCGCGTCTTGTACGTGCTGTCGCGCAGGCGATCTGGTTCACTGCCGAGGCCACGACTTCTTCAGGTTTGTGTGGTGGGGGTGGCTCGGCAGCGGCTGCAGCGGCGGCCGCGGGTGACGACTTCTCGTGGTGTAGTAGGCGATGATGTCTCATGGGGCAGCCTTGCTGGCCGCAAGGCTTCGCTCGGCAGGCGAAGCGTCGATGTTTGCTGACGAGGCACCGGTAGCAGATATTGTTTTTCTTGGCCACCTCCCAGCGCTCGTTCGTGTCGATCTTCATAAATTGCGGGCACGACGGCAGTTGATGCGTAGCGTGTTCACATAGCGGGCACGCTGGCTTCTCTTCTTTTGGCTTCTTATTCGTCTCGACCGCGGCGGCGTACGTTCGCTCGGGCTTCTTTCTTGCGCTTCTTACTTCTTTATTTTCCGTCGTATTCTCAGGCGGAGCGTAAGGTGTGCACTTGTCGGCTTCATTGTTCAAAAAGTCGGCAACTTTCTTGAGCTCGGGCGTCTCTTCTCTCGTAGCTGCGTAGTCGTACCATTTGTTGCGAATTATCGGCGATAATTTGTCGACTATCGACCGCAGTAGCTCCGGGTTGTAGAGGTACTGCGGTTTCTTCAATATTTCGATAGTCGTCACAGTGTTCGCGATCCGGCTGGCGAATATGCACAGATCGCGCGGGTTGTCGGTGAGGCGCGGCAGTCCCTTAATCTTCTCCAGTTCGTTGATGAGTAGAGCGTCTGGTCTTCCGTATCTTCTTTCTAGTGCTCGGATGACGTCCTCGGGATGTGGCTGGCTGATTAGGAGGGCGCTGACGGCCTCCGCGGCGACACCTTTCAGACTTCTTCTTATACGGGCGACGTTTTCACTTGCAGAGAAACTGGGCGCGGACTCGTTGTACGCGGCCTTAAATTGTAGCCACTCGGTGCACAGGCCACTAAAGGTCGGCAAGTCGGGTATGTACTTCTTGTAGGACTTGCTGGCTTGAATGGCTTCTGTGAGGGCGGCGGTTAGCGACGACACGTCCATCGCACGAGTGTCTTCGTATGTATCCGGCCGCGCGCGTCGTCTAGTAGTGCGCGCGGCGGGCTCTTGCGTTTCTTCTATATGGACGGCCTCTTCTATCTCTGTCGCTTGTTGTGGTCGGCGATTGAACCAGTCGGCGATGCGCTGCGGCGCGAGGTCCTCTTcctcttcttcagactcctctCTTGATGACACCAGTTCTATTCTTTCTTGACGTATTCTTGCTAGTTTGGCTTCTGCTTGTACACGCTTCACCTCTAGCTCGGCCAACCTCTCCTTGGCCTCCAACTCCGCGAGGAGTCTCTTGCTGGAGGCCTTAGATCGGTGTGACCGAGCGGGTTTCGCTGGTTGTCTCGGTGGTGGCATCAATTGGGTGGGGTTGCGTTCGACGATCGTGTTGGCTAGGCTGGCCGCAGGCGTTGCTTTGATGCCCGACGTGTCGGCGGGGTGGACGGCGTTGCTCGGCCCGGGTTGATTTTCTGGTCTGGGACGCGTCTTCTTGATGGCGCCCGTACCCGACGATGCAACTGTGTCCAGCGTCTCCGCTGAACCCAACGTAGCGCCGGTGCCCGACGTAGTGCCGGTGCCCGACGTAGTGCCGGTGCCCGACGTAGTGCCGGTGCCCGACGTAGTGCCGGTGCCTGACGTGGTGCCGGTGCCTGACGTAGTGTCGGTGGCGCCGGTGCCCGATGTCGTGCCTGTAGCGCCGGTGCCCGATGTCGTGCCTGTTTCCCCGGAGCCCGGAGATTTTTCTGACGATTCTTCATCTTCTTTGCTGTGGTTGTTTCTTGTTTTCGCCATCTTGCTGTCTTCTTGCTTCAGagatccggctcgaaggaccaaacAATGTGAGTGTTAGGCCCTATCTTCGTGTGTCGCAGCGGGGGTGCGCAGGGGAGGGGAGAGAGTGGACTGTAGAATTCTCATAGGTAGCAGAGGATGGAATGAAACACGCAGCTGGCTTATTCAGATGCAGGAGGGTCGAGGTTGGAGAGGTTCCTTTTTCTTCTTTTAGTTGTTTCCTGGTCGGCTGCTGGCTCTAGACTGACGCGGAGCGGGGCGATGTACCGGCTTTTATAACCACCTATTTTATGCGCCTCGTCCCCCGCTCCCCGCGGGGCGCGCATGCGCGGATCGTGAGAGATTGGCGCATGCGCGCAGGTTACCTATCTacctatctctttctaattggGGAACCTCTCTTTCCTCGGCCCTCtggcacttatttatttattttataaatacattttattaaacttaCAAGTCTTATAAGCTATCCTACCTAATCTATTCTTATTAGGCCCTAGCCTATCTTAGTAAACTTATTGGAAAGGCGCAAAGTGTGTGTCGTCCTCGGCGACCCACACTTTGCCCCCCTCGTTAAGCAGAGCTACGTAATGAAAAGACAATagggtaatattttattattcacaaattaGGATCTTAATCTAAATTATCTCTTAATGAATTTACTTATCTAATTACATTTGATGACTGGGACGCGCGTCGTGTAcaatgtgaaattccaaatatcatagcaactaactgcgttatttGTAAACGTACTTGAactacacataagtcaaaatggcgaaaaagttcgtttggctttatccgtcactcagacaataggcatgttgacatgaatcgcaaatatataacatgttatgtttttaccatagcagggaatattagaatgctgaaaatcatattgtgtaagtgtaaatatgcgtaattaattaattaaaaatagtcaaaagtatttaaaataatgcccAGTATCACGTGACTGCAAACGCCAATCGGAGCGCGTGACGTCATGACATGAGAAACACCACAGACTAGTCGTCAAACCTGACCGTAATCCATAGGACACCGCCAAAGAGTTTGGATGTTCAAACagtgtatgtattttttatttcgacaatagacatttattacgtacaaaaaatattatgacatgatataaaatatatatttattagttattaaataaataaaatgttatataatacgatatttcaccaaaatctttttaataatttggctgaatggaactatcattgccatgttggctgtcggaaacaaaaaataaataaattaaaaagttatatcTGCGCCACTATATTTGCACTCACAATTTTAGTTGTATCATAATAATTCATCTTAAATTGTAACTGTaagtatttttgtgtgaaattagttattgtgattcatttttgaaatggttttatcatcgctgaacgtaatatgtatacatatagttcgcaagtaacaatatcattcaagtcaaaattcgtaactgcaacgtaagtatcatgtaacaaatatatttttttatactctaGGGTCTTGATTGTTGTTCTTTTACAGATAGGCACTGCATAAGACAtgtaaaacttgttattcattattttagcttatatatttacgtaatactgatcttttagaaagagagataaattaaatactacagcttttgttctacgctaggactgacattttggcagcagtttgtttatttatctgttcgtgacgtcacgtgacagcttagagcgtttaggctcaaactttaaacactaaactaattaagctctatttagtatttaaaattaatgaataaaaattttaaatatatttttttgtaataattacgtgtatgaaatacaaaaataaaaacagctataaaatgaatacagttctaaaaacttgtcaacatgcctattgcagctgtgagaaaggaacaaaacaaatgagttaACTGGGCATGTCAAGTTCTATGAACACGGCTATGTTACAAATAAGGTACATTatgatactcgtaagttaagatttttttgttaaccttaccttgccctcaaactgccccctatagtccgacgtatgGTAATCACCTTTTCTTTTATAGGTAGTAGCTAGGTATGCCTTGGTAAACGTCAGCTAACTTAATTATACCTTACCAGAAGTAAAAACAGCTGCACACAATGTAAATACATTAACCGCACTTCGGTGCGTAGTTAATTACAAAAAGTTTGTACCTACCCGTGCGGAAAAGTGCATCAGATACGATATCGTAAAACTGCTGATAGATATGAAAGGCTCTAAGATCTACGAACGATATTCCCAATGGTATGTGGAGCGTGTTTTATAATCTTCTAAATCCAAACCAAGCGTAGCCATCAGTACTATCTCTTAACAGAGAGTTTAATTTACATAACATTGTCTCGGCTGTCATAACTTGACGTTGTGATCGGAAACAACTGTAAGTAATCaaattagtattattttataagCACGAAACTCTCGTGCCCTGCGCTCAGAACTCAGTAGAGTAACAGCAACAACCAAGTTTCACTACTGACCTCGGAACGGCTTCCCCGGGTAATGACTCGTATTACCTCAAATTATCATGCACCCACTTCGCAAATTGCCGTGTAGTGCGTGCACCGCGACGGACGTAACTTCAGTTTACGAAACACgacacgtacagtcgccatcagatacatccgACCGGCCAAGgggttcacaatatctgaacacgcactctaacaccttgacaatagaggcgtgctcagatatttgtgagcaccttgaccgctccgatatatctgatggtgactgtacctatttccATCGCTAATTGTTGACTGAAGTTGTTTAGGTTCAATTTTTTGAtcttaatataagtaggtacttttaatttaatacatatCTACTAAATATCTGGAAGATCGAGccttgctcggaaaacatataaaaactcaaaaatgcccGCTTTCCCAGGTATCAGACCTAGATTTATCtcccccgaaaacccctatatacttagcaaatttcatcgaaatcgttagagccgtttccgagatccccgaaatatataaatatacaaataaataagaattgctcgtttaaaggtataagatagaATTGCTCGTAGTCATAACACGACTCTTTTGCGAAAAATGCAACTATTATTGTAAAACAGGTACCTCTATAAGACGAAACATGTGATTTatgccccccccacatctggcgtctttcgagcgtcggcgtctacaattctatggccgac is drawn from Cydia fagiglandana chromosome 4, ilCydFagi1.1, whole genome shotgun sequence and contains these coding sequences:
- the LOC134663485 gene encoding uncharacterized protein LOC134663485, which codes for MAKTRNNHSKEDEESSEKSPGSGETGTTSGTGATGTTSGTGATDTTSGTGTTSGTGTTSGTGTTSGTGTTSGTGTTSGTGATLGSAETLDTVASSGTGAIKKTRPRPENQPGPSNAVHPADTSGIKATPAASLANTIVERNPTQLMPPPRQPAKPARSHRSKASSKRLLAELEAKERLAELEVKRVQAEAKLARIRQERIELVSSREESEEEEEDLAPQRIADWFNRRPQQATEIEEAVHIEETQEPAARTTRRRARPDTYEDTRAMDVSSLTAALTEAIQASKSYKKYIPDLPTFSGLCTEWLQFKAAYNESAPSFSASENVARIRRSLKGVAAEAVSALLISQPHPEDVIRALERRYGRPDALLINELEKIKGLPRLTDNPRDLCIFASRIANTVTTIEILKKPQYLYNPELLRSIVDKLSPIIRNKWYDYAATREETPELKKVADFLNNEADKCTPYAPPENTTENKEVRSARKKPERTYAAAVETNKKPKEEKPACPLCEHATHQLPSCPQFMKIDTNERWEVAKKNNICYRCLVSKHRRFACRAKPCGQQGCPMRHHRLLHHEKSSPAAAAAAAAEPPPPHKPEEVVASAVNQIACATARTRRAYLKIVPVTLRGPRAEADTFALLDEGSTVTIIDSALADTLGLDGPTEPMWVQGVGGKEMEHNQSRRVEVYIRNKYGGQEQRISNAHTVGSLGFTTQSIGVSEIEGCTHLRGLKHKLTYRGATPQILIGQDNWELIVSREIRRGRRDQLVASRTLLGWVLHGCRTTRAEPIAYCCAHLTRAKSTEDIEETMKKYFALESLAIEPRRPSSDPEQQALRILEEKSRRLPDGRFETGLLWRNQEETIPNNRNDALKRLHTLERKLDRDANLKQQYNERVNNLLTSSYAERATTPPSGRTWYLPHFAVCNPEKPKIRLVHDAAATSHGRSLNDMLHTGPDLLQSLPGVIMKFRQHGIAVSADLKEMFMQIKIREEDRDALRFLWRGDRREGEPEEYRMTSVIFGASSSPCTALYIKNRNAREHATQYPEAARAIERNHYMDDYLQSFNTIEEARQVARDVDHVHKQAKFQLRGWATNEYEAIRDVVGSEEREGNTVPIGGSEIEKTLGLLWDTNEDSIRFRLNTRRAQPEVINDLRPPTKREALSIIMSIFDPLGLISPITTPAKRIMQDTWQHNTGWDEAIPEELRERWSEWLQQLRDLGTLKIPRCYDATPATVRDLHTFVDASEEAYAAAVYWRMTRADGSVKIALAAAKSRVTPRKPISIPRLELQAAVLGVRLARTVIEEHDFEIASKTYWSDSRTALAWIRAEPRTFKTFVAHRLAEIEDHTKKNEWRWVPTAHNVADDATRATPADFDTSHRWFVGPSFLYNEESTWPRENKVEVPVTGEEKETCAAIAAVPLDKHAAIPKFERFSKWTRLLRATARVLQFIDLVRPRPREPARPATQLVAAARRKRTRANESQDGAWNKRATHTRVPAKIAATPPPEEKKYLVLEAKYLSAAEKLLIRASQEDSYEKERGRIASGRAPDKDDRLAKLSVYMDEDNIIRLRGRIAAGDLQEETVRPIVLHGKHHYTKLYVSHVHEQLHHGGTEIVVNDLRQRVHIVKIRPTVKQVIAQCPRCRLRRAKPAAPSTGDLPAARLAHHVRPFTYTGLDYYGPQEVTVGRHREKRYVALFTCMTSRAVHLEMVVSLSTDSAINALRRFIARRGCPTELWSDNGTAFRGAHRELAEAMRDAAHARRINWRFLPPAAPFMAGVWERMVRTVKEAMKATLHEKYPSDETLQTLLAEAEATVNSRPLTYVAVNPEDPPALTPNMILLGPDCYSPAPGTFEESDTNARQHWKRAQQLADTFWQRWVREYAPLLQHRREPYDEGVAPAVGDVVIICDSNLPRNTWPRGIVTQTYPGKDGVVRVVDVSTSKGHVLRRPTKKIVVLPVGSRSDGGRNVHDARPSHQM